One stretch of Labrenzia sp. CE80 DNA includes these proteins:
- a CDS encoding SDR family oxidoreductase — MDLGISGRKAIVCASSRGLGKGCAMALAEAGCNVVLNGRSDAVLKATAEEIRAKYDVTVTAVAADVSTAEGQKALLTACPNPDILVNNNGGPPRKDYSTLDRDAMVSGVIQNMVTPIELVQAVIDNMCEQGFGRIVNITSMSVRMPIEGLDLSSGARAGLTAFLAGVSRQVAGKGVTINNILPGKMDTDRLRGGFERAVEQSGKTMDEVRAAQAAEIPAKRFGNPEEFGQTCAFLCSVHAGYITGQNVLLDGGLYPGAF, encoded by the coding sequence ATGGATCTTGGCATATCGGGCCGGAAGGCTATCGTCTGCGCATCAAGCCGGGGGCTCGGCAAGGGCTGCGCCATGGCGCTCGCAGAAGCCGGTTGCAATGTCGTTCTCAATGGACGTAGCGACGCAGTGTTGAAGGCGACAGCCGAGGAAATTCGCGCAAAATACGACGTGACCGTTACGGCCGTGGCAGCTGATGTCTCCACCGCAGAAGGGCAAAAGGCCCTGTTGACCGCTTGTCCGAACCCGGACATCCTGGTCAACAACAACGGTGGCCCGCCGCGCAAGGACTATAGCACGCTTGATCGTGACGCGATGGTTTCAGGCGTCATTCAGAACATGGTCACGCCAATCGAACTGGTGCAGGCGGTCATCGACAACATGTGCGAACAGGGTTTCGGGCGGATCGTCAACATCACCTCCATGTCGGTGCGCATGCCGATTGAAGGCCTAGACCTATCGTCCGGCGCACGCGCAGGCCTGACAGCGTTCCTCGCGGGCGTCAGCCGTCAGGTGGCTGGCAAAGGCGTCACCATCAACAACATCCTGCCCGGCAAGATGGATACAGATCGTCTACGTGGCGGCTTTGAACGCGCGGTCGAACAGAGCGGCAAGACCATGGACGAAGTCCGCGCGGCACAAGCGGCCGAGATTCCCGCCAAACGTTTTGGCAATCCCGAAGAGTTCGGCCAGACCTGCGCTTTCCTTTGTTCCGTCCACGCAGGCTACATCACCGGACAGAACGTCCTTCTCGATGGCGGTCTCTATCCCGGCGCCTTCTGA
- a CDS encoding UDP-2,3-diacylglucosamine diphosphatase produces MAQPSESRHYRALFISDIHLGTRGCQADMLLDFLKSNDAETVYLVGDIVDGWRLRRAWYWPQAHNDVVQKILRKGRKGARVIYIPGNHDEFLRGFLGTHFGGVEVTDSIVHESANGRRYLVIHGDQFDVVIRHAKWLAFFGDKAYTTALGLNTWVNVLRRRLGLTYWSLSAWAKLKVKNAVSFIGRFEETLSDEARRQGVDGVICGHIHHAADQEMNGIHYINTGDWVESCTAVAEHHDGTFEVIRWVKPTTAGEVVSVKEQSVAA; encoded by the coding sequence ATGGCGCAGCCATCGGAGTCGCGGCACTACCGGGCCCTGTTCATCTCAGACATTCATCTTGGTACACGAGGGTGCCAGGCGGATATGTTGCTTGACTTCTTAAAGTCCAATGATGCCGAGACCGTTTATCTCGTCGGCGATATTGTGGATGGATGGCGCCTGAGACGGGCATGGTATTGGCCCCAGGCACATAATGACGTTGTGCAGAAGATCCTCCGCAAAGGCCGGAAGGGCGCGCGCGTTATCTATATTCCGGGCAATCACGATGAATTCCTGAGAGGCTTTCTCGGGACGCATTTTGGCGGTGTTGAAGTCACTGACAGCATTGTTCACGAAAGCGCGAACGGCCGGCGGTATCTTGTTATCCACGGTGATCAGTTTGACGTCGTCATCCGCCACGCCAAGTGGCTCGCCTTCTTTGGCGACAAGGCCTACACGACCGCCCTTGGTCTCAACACCTGGGTTAATGTCCTGCGTCGCCGGCTCGGCCTGACGTATTGGTCCCTGTCTGCTTGGGCCAAGTTGAAGGTGAAAAACGCCGTCAGCTTCATCGGCCGTTTCGAAGAAACCTTGTCCGACGAAGCGCGGCGGCAGGGTGTTGACGGTGTGATCTGTGGCCATATCCACCATGCTGCTGATCAGGAAATGAACGGTATTCACTACATCAACACTGGCGACTGGGTGGAAAGCTGTACTGCGGTTGCTGAACATCACGATGGTACATTCGAGGTGATCCGATGGGTCAAGCCGACAACGGCAGGAGAGGTGGTGTCGGTGAAGGAACAATCGGTCGCCGCATGA